The Candidatus Manganitrophus noduliformans genome window below encodes:
- a CDS encoding cytochrome c-type biogenesis protein translates to MMKPFVLVPIFLLLFTSLSTAQTLTEDQLQVRVKEVAKTLRCAVCQSESVWESNAELALQMKEIVRERLIQGESPDEIRAYFVSRYGDFILLKPRALGLNLLLWIGPFLLLAVGGVFLFRTLRKWVAETSPASPEDLSPIDEKSRRRIEQEIRALEPDK, encoded by the coding sequence ATGATGAAGCCTTTTGTTTTGGTTCCCATTTTCCTCCTTCTTTTTACCTCTCTTTCGACGGCGCAAACCCTCACTGAAGATCAGCTTCAAGTCCGCGTGAAAGAGGTGGCGAAAACCCTCCGCTGCGCCGTTTGCCAATCGGAGTCGGTCTGGGAGTCGAATGCGGAGCTCGCCCTCCAGATGAAAGAGATCGTCCGCGAGCGCCTGATCCAGGGGGAGTCGCCCGATGAGATCCGGGCCTATTTCGTCAGCCGGTACGGCGATTTTATTTTGCTGAAGCCCCGGGCGCTCGGCCTCAATCTGCTTCTTTGGATCGGGCCCTTTCTTCTTCTGGCCGTCGGGGGGGTCTTTTTGTTTCGCACTCTGCGGAAGTGGGTGGCTGAGACGTCGCCGGCGTCGCCGGAGGACCTCTCGCCCATCGACGAGAAAAGCCGGCGGCGGATTGAGCAGGAGATCCGCGCTCTGGAGCCGGACAAATAA
- a CDS encoding geranylgeranyl reductase family protein, with product MHYDVIIIGAGPAGSAAATALARQGRSVLLLEKAAHPRHKSCGGGLSARLLPYLDADLKEIVEREVRKVVFLLRKKEVSGSSAEPVAYLVRRDRFDAYLAEKARKAGAEIVENCPVRDWRETPEGVEVQSRRGPDTASFLMGADGAAGRVARKLHPDWKKHLAFALETEVPLRNKEEAVWIDLAVPRGYGWIFPKENGAAIGVADFKGKVPKPQALYSDFLGRHPLSSEAGSVPPNGCTIPIYRSAAPPLVKGRVLLIGDAGGLVDPLFGEGIFYAVRSGQMAAEAIGAAFAGRGEATSYDRAVRETFYPDFERAARMAKWIYAFPGLYLEAIRLHPGAVDLYLGILRGERTYCQFWKEVQWAFVRKFIPFKNTAG from the coding sequence ATGCATTACGACGTCATTATCATCGGCGCCGGCCCCGCGGGATCTGCGGCGGCAACGGCCCTCGCGCGGCAGGGGCGTTCGGTCCTTCTACTGGAGAAGGCCGCTCACCCAAGACATAAATCGTGCGGGGGGGGCCTCTCCGCTCGCCTCCTTCCCTACCTGGACGCCGACCTGAAAGAGATCGTCGAGCGGGAAGTCCGAAAAGTCGTTTTTCTTCTCCGAAAAAAAGAGGTGTCGGGTTCTTCCGCTGAGCCGGTCGCCTATCTGGTGCGTCGTGATCGATTCGACGCCTACCTTGCCGAGAAAGCGCGAAAGGCGGGGGCCGAGATCGTCGAGAATTGCCCGGTGCGCGATTGGCGCGAGACGCCGGAGGGGGTGGAGGTGCAAAGCCGCCGGGGCCCCGATACCGCTTCGTTTTTGATGGGCGCCGACGGCGCGGCCGGCCGCGTGGCCCGGAAGCTCCATCCCGATTGGAAGAAACACCTTGCCTTCGCCCTGGAAACGGAGGTTCCCCTCCGGAACAAGGAGGAAGCGGTCTGGATCGATCTTGCGGTTCCGCGGGGATACGGTTGGATCTTTCCAAAGGAGAACGGGGCGGCGATCGGGGTGGCCGATTTTAAGGGAAAGGTCCCAAAGCCGCAGGCGCTTTATTCCGATTTTCTTGGACGGCACCCGCTCTCTTCCGAAGCGGGTTCGGTCCCGCCGAACGGCTGCACGATCCCGATCTATCGGAGCGCTGCCCCCCCACTGGTAAAGGGAAGGGTGCTCCTCATCGGGGATGCGGGCGGGTTGGTCGATCCGCTCTTCGGAGAAGGAATTTTTTATGCGGTCCGCAGCGGACAGATGGCGGCCGAAGCGATCGGCGCCGCCTTTGCCGGCCGCGGTGAGGCGACCTCTTACGACCGGGCCGTTCGGGAGACCTTTTATCCCGACTTCGAGCGGGCGGCGCGGATGGCGAAGTGGATCTATGCTTTCCCCGGCCTCTACCTGGAGGCGATCCGCCTTCATCCGGGGGCCGTCGATCTCTATTTGGGGATTCTTCGGGGCGAGCGGACTTACTGCCAATTTTGGAAGGAAGTGCAGTGGGCCTTTGTTCGAAAGTTCATTCCGTTCAAGAATACTGCTGGATGA
- a CDS encoding redoxin domain-containing protein, translated as MKEMAENKSPSAGVRGWQIALLVGIFGLIILFYKGLWGNPSFIPPVIVGTAAPEITAPDLYQPREVTLSQFRGKVVVLNFWASWCLECKLEHQNLLAIQKRFGENPNFVMLGVNYQDKEDLARQYLQEHGNNFEHVRDLKGRISIDYGVYGVPETFVIDQNGVIRHKQIGPIVGETYTFLVEGLIEPLLNGTATTS; from the coding sequence ATGAAAGAGATGGCTGAAAACAAATCGCCTTCGGCTGGCGTCCGCGGCTGGCAGATTGCGCTCCTCGTCGGCATTTTCGGCTTGATTATTCTCTTCTACAAGGGTCTGTGGGGCAACCCTTCCTTCATCCCTCCCGTGATCGTCGGAACAGCTGCGCCGGAGATTACGGCGCCCGATCTCTATCAGCCGAGGGAGGTGACCCTCTCCCAATTCCGCGGCAAGGTCGTGGTTCTCAATTTTTGGGCCTCTTGGTGTTTGGAGTGTAAGCTCGAACATCAAAACCTTCTCGCCATTCAGAAGCGCTTCGGTGAGAACCCGAATTTCGTGATGCTGGGGGTGAATTATCAAGACAAAGAAGACCTCGCCCGGCAGTATCTGCAGGAGCATGGAAATAATTTCGAGCATGTCCGTGATCTGAAGGGGAGGATCTCCATCGACTACGGGGTGTATGGGGTTCCGGAGACCTTCGTCATCGACCAGAACGGCGTGATCCGGCATAAACAGATCGGCCCGATTGTCGGAGAAACCTACACCTTCCTGGTGGAAGGGCTGATCGAGCCTTTATTAAATGGAACGGCAACGACGTCATGA
- a CDS encoding trypsin-like peptidase domain-containing protein, with translation MLRLFPLLSFILFVISPLHAEETSRNYTFAELVHKERAAVVSIRSAKLAREGGGPLKDFFSLPGDRLKQEIREGSLGTGFFIDSSGLILTNYHIIAPGNRPAEEILVRTSDRREFPARVIGKDAKTDIAILRIEGGGPFTSVVLGDSDQLDIGEWVVALGNAFGLEETVTVGVVSGIGRALGTGPYDSYIQTDAAINAGNSGGPLFNIRGEVIGVNAAVGASAQGIGFAIPINMVRKILPALEKEGKVTRGWLGVMIQQLTTDLAKAFKLDDDQGALVSEVMKESPAEQGGIVRGDVIVEFDGKKVTQMHDLPAIVAETPIGKTVLVRVIRDGAPLQMKVKILQLKDEE, from the coding sequence ATGCTGCGATTGTTCCCTCTTTTATCTTTTATCCTTTTCGTGATCTCTCCTCTGCATGCGGAGGAAACCTCCCGAAACTATACCTTTGCGGAACTGGTCCATAAAGAGCGGGCGGCGGTCGTCAGCATCCGATCCGCGAAGCTGGCCCGGGAGGGGGGGGGACCGCTCAAAGATTTTTTCTCCCTCCCCGGCGACCGGCTCAAACAGGAGATCCGGGAGGGGAGTTTGGGGACCGGCTTCTTTATCGATTCATCCGGCTTGATTCTCACCAACTATCACATCATCGCGCCGGGCAATCGTCCGGCCGAGGAAATTCTCGTCCGAACCTCCGACCGGCGGGAGTTCCCGGCGCGGGTGATCGGGAAGGATGCAAAAACCGATATCGCGATCCTCCGAATCGAGGGGGGTGGTCCTTTCACCTCCGTCGTCTTGGGAGATTCCGACCAACTCGACATCGGCGAGTGGGTCGTGGCGCTTGGAAACGCCTTCGGTCTCGAGGAGACGGTCACGGTGGGGGTGGTCAGCGGAATCGGCCGCGCTCTCGGCACCGGCCCGTATGACAGCTACATCCAAACCGATGCGGCGATCAACGCCGGCAATTCCGGCGGTCCGCTCTTCAACATCCGGGGGGAGGTGATCGGCGTCAACGCGGCGGTCGGCGCCTCCGCGCAAGGGATCGGCTTCGCCATTCCGATCAATATGGTCCGAAAAATCCTTCCGGCCCTGGAGAAGGAGGGAAAGGTGACCCGCGGATGGCTGGGGGTGATGATTCAGCAGCTGACCACCGATCTGGCGAAGGCGTTCAAACTCGACGACGACCAGGGGGCGTTGGTCTCCGAGGTGATGAAGGAGAGCCCGGCCGAGCAGGGGGGGATTGTCCGGGGGGATGTCATTGTGGAGTTCGACGGGAAAAAGGTCACCCAGATGCATGATCTCCCCGCGATTGTGGCGGAAACCCCCATTGGAAAGACGGTCCTTGTCCGGGTCATCCGGGACGGCGCGCCGCTTCAAATGAAGGTCAAAATTCTCCAGTTAAAAGACGAAGAATAG
- a CDS encoding cytochrome c biogenesis CcdA family protein, with product MQGAENISHFIAFSAGFLSFVSPCVLPVVPSYISYITGLSLEELTSPEGKARAREVAIKNSLMFIGGFSTIFILLGASATLISRFFLMYQSVIRQIGGLLIVFFGLYIMGLIKPSLLMRDARFHFQSKPAGYLGSFFVGIAFGAGWTPCVGPILGSILLYASASGSVATGVTLLTAYSFGLGLPLFLSSIGVQSFLAYSRKTSRYMPWISATSGVFLVAVGLLIFTNSLTRLTSFFTQIGIGWSIGQ from the coding sequence ATGCAGGGAGCGGAAAACATTTCACACTTTATCGCTTTTTCGGCGGGGTTTCTTTCATTCGTTTCCCCCTGTGTCTTGCCGGTGGTTCCTTCTTATATCTCCTACATCACCGGACTCTCCCTGGAAGAGTTGACCTCGCCCGAAGGAAAGGCGCGCGCCCGCGAGGTGGCGATTAAAAATTCCCTGATGTTCATCGGGGGGTTCTCAACGATTTTCATTCTCCTAGGGGCCTCGGCGACGCTGATCAGCCGGTTCTTTCTGATGTATCAGTCGGTCATTCGGCAGATCGGCGGGCTTCTGATCGTCTTCTTCGGTCTCTACATTATGGGTCTCATCAAACCCTCGCTGCTGATGCGGGACGCCCGGTTCCATTTTCAAAGCAAGCCGGCCGGTTATCTCGGCTCGTTTTTTGTCGGGATCGCTTTCGGCGCTGGATGGACGCCGTGCGTCGGCCCGATCCTCGGGTCGATTCTTCTCTACGCCAGCGCGTCGGGATCGGTGGCCACCGGGGTCACGCTGCTGACGGCCTATTCGTTCGGACTCGGCCTTCCCCTCTTTCTTTCCTCCATCGGGGTTCAATCGTTTCTGGCCTATTCCAGGAAAACGTCCCGGTACATGCCATGGATCTCCGCGACCAGCGGCGTTTTCCTGGTGGCGGTCGGCCTCCTCATCTTCACGAACTCATTGACCCGGCTCACTTCATTTTTTACCCAGATCGGCATCGGCTGGTCGATCGGGCAGTAG
- a CDS encoding TPR domain-containing protein: protein MLPIAAGLMLLAVILVLLFPMWQRSKTALIVGDEAALDEERINLQIEKESLLRTLSDLELDYAQSKVAEADYHRQKLGHEHRLIQILDRLDALVGIGLVPPKNKKSRSSPSGAGPVFIGFLGTVIIAGAVGMHQLVQWKLERQQFAEAGAEGAATMPPINPAEMVARLEERLKNNPNDLQGQLMAGRSYVALERWEDAEKAWRKAIELDRRSHAAHYGLAEVLIRTADPGNRAVYQEALDHLDTALINVPQDASVLWAKGVVLIHLERYTEADEAWTEAYKYIPPQTESAEFVKKALQDLRSGRAPLF from the coding sequence ATGTTACCCATTGCCGCCGGTCTGATGTTGTTGGCGGTCATCCTGGTTCTTCTTTTCCCGATGTGGCAACGCTCTAAAACGGCGTTGATCGTCGGCGATGAGGCTGCACTGGATGAAGAACGGATCAATCTTCAGATCGAGAAAGAAAGCCTTCTGCGCACCCTTTCCGATCTGGAACTCGATTATGCTCAGTCCAAAGTCGCTGAAGCCGACTACCATCGGCAGAAGCTCGGGCACGAACATCGGCTGATCCAGATCCTCGATCGACTCGATGCGCTGGTTGGGATCGGTCTCGTCCCGCCGAAAAACAAGAAATCTCGTTCGTCGCCGAGCGGCGCCGGCCCCGTTTTCATCGGCTTTCTGGGGACGGTGATCATCGCCGGCGCGGTCGGCATGCATCAGCTCGTCCAGTGGAAATTGGAGCGGCAACAGTTCGCCGAGGCCGGGGCGGAGGGGGCGGCGACGATGCCCCCGATCAATCCGGCGGAGATGGTGGCGCGCCTGGAAGAGCGGCTGAAGAACAACCCGAATGACCTTCAAGGGCAATTGATGGCGGGCCGATCGTATGTGGCGCTGGAGCGATGGGAAGATGCCGAAAAGGCGTGGCGGAAGGCGATCGAGCTCGACCGGCGCAGCCACGCCGCCCATTATGGACTCGCCGAGGTCCTGATCCGCACCGCCGATCCGGGCAATCGCGCGGTCTACCAGGAGGCGCTCGACCACCTCGACACGGCGCTGATCAATGTTCCTCAAGACGCGTCGGTTCTCTGGGCGAAGGGGGTGGTGCTGATTCACCTGGAGCGATACACAGAGGCGGACGAGGCCTGGACCGAGGCGTATAAATATATCCCCCCACAGACCGAAAGCGCCGAATTCGTCAAGAAGGCCCTGCAGGATCTCCGATCGGGCCGCGCGCCGCTGTTCTAG
- a CDS encoding TlpA disulfide reductase family protein: MIKRTLAIFFLLPLLMACSQKERGEAGPLSIGVEAGSLAPDFMVKNLRGGMTSLSQYRGKVVLINFWATWCGPCKMEMPSMEALYRSYSRDDFEMLAVSIDTMGEPPVRLFVEDFGFTFPVLMDDQFEVNDRFQVRVVPTSILVDRKGVVVQRFLGAKDWNNKESRSVIEKLVQVKG; this comes from the coding sequence ATGATCAAGAGAACGCTGGCGATCTTTTTCCTTCTTCCACTGCTGATGGCTTGTTCTCAGAAAGAGAGAGGAGAAGCGGGGCCGCTTTCCATCGGCGTCGAAGCGGGGTCGCTCGCCCCCGACTTCATGGTCAAAAATCTCCGGGGCGGGATGACGTCGCTCTCGCAGTATCGGGGAAAGGTCGTCCTGATCAATTTCTGGGCGACCTGGTGCGGCCCATGCAAGATGGAGATGCCGTCGATGGAGGCGCTCTACCGAAGTTATTCCCGGGACGATTTCGAGATGTTGGCCGTTTCCATCGATACGATGGGAGAGCCGCCGGTCCGGCTCTTTGTGGAAGATTTCGGATTCACCTTTCCGGTGTTGATGGACGACCAGTTCGAGGTGAACGACCGGTTTCAGGTCCGTGTTGTTCCGACGAGCATCCTGGTGGACCGGAAAGGGGTGGTCGTGCAGCGGTTTCTCGGCGCAAAAGATTGGAATAACAAGGAGAGCCGAAGCGTCATCGAAAAGCTGGTGCAGGTGAAGGGTTAA